One segment of Daphnia magna isolate NIES linkage group LG2, ASM2063170v1.1, whole genome shotgun sequence DNA contains the following:
- the LOC116917497 gene encoding far upstream element-binding protein 1 isoform X6: MGDSVVVTTAQNNSPNSAFADAVQRAREVASKIQPDSGSLSDFDFERNGSSSTVKRPFSSVSPSMENEPDAKRMAAAVAAAAAAAAANAADPFGALRSPGMQGRGPMMNMPAASMMNLGPISTEEVAVPDKMVGLIIGRGGEQISRLQAESGAKIQMAPDSAGLPDRTCTITGSREAIGRARELINNIVQTRGGPRDAGPPSVESMGGQHNVGIDLTLAPNVEVMIPGPKVGLIIGKGGETIKQLQERSGTRMVVVQDGPQQENEKPLRIYGDPQKVEHAKQLVYDLIAEKEMEVSAFSRGQRFGSYGGGGPQQTIEVAVPRSAVGVVIGKNGEMIKKIQNETGARVQFQQGRDDNPEERMCALTGTMNQIEDARQRIEELIESARDSQMGRGRGRTGGSTGGSSMNGAPYGRSPGGGSSTGGGWGEYGPGVGRSGGPSMGMARNGQDKVEYQFLVPSTKTGIIIGKGGETIKQINQQSGAFCELDRRPPPNPNEKIFIIRGSHEQVELAKRMISEKLGLGPMGAPPTQGYPMGQNQNAGAYAAQGWGAAAYQQWPGQPNDPSKADPNAANAAAWAAYYQQQQFYQQPGSGAPSAQSGNPGQPESNSGSVPVNPQTGQPDYTAQWIQYYRSIGAMKDAEALEQQLKASKGMGNTAVSAAPAAAPAAAPTQDYSAQWAAYYRSIGKIGEAEAIEAQARLKQSAQGGQGPGQAGSAAQYGAYPGAGSGGSAAATAGYYGGQPGGGQPQGGAAAYGYQGYGGYGQAPSDGQ; the protein is encoded by the exons ATGGGTGATTCGGTTGTAGTGACTACGGCCCAAAACAACAGCCCGAATTCTGCATTTGCGGATGCCGTTCAACGAGCAAGAGAg GTTGCATCAAAAATTCAGCCAGATTCAGGAAGCCTGTCAGACTTTGACTTTGAAAGAAACGGTTCAAGCTCCACTGTCAAGAGGCCTTTCAGCAGTGTAAGCCCATCAATGGAGAATGAACCTGATGCCAAGAGAATGGCAGCAGCCGTGGCTGCTGCTGCAGCAGCAGCTGCAGCAAATGCAGCGGATCCATTTGGAGCTTTGAGATCACCTGGAATGCAGGGAAGAGGACCGATGATGAATATGCCTGCTGCCTCCATGATGAACCTCGGTCCTATAAGCACTGAAGAAGTTGCTGTTCCAGACAAAATGGTTGGACTAA TTATCGGACGAGGTGGTGAGCAGATTTCAAGACTGCAGGCTGAATCTGGAGCTAAAATTCAAATGGCACCTGACAGTGCAGGCCTACCTGATCGAACTTGCACAATCACTGGCTCAAGAGAAGCGATAGG GAGGGCTCGTGAATTGATCAATAATATTGTTCAGACTCGTGGTGGACCCAGAGATGCTGGACCTCCATCGGTTGAATCTATGGGTGGGCAACACAATGTGGGTATTGACCTCACTTTAGCTCCCAAT GTTGAAGTTATGATCCCAGGCCCTAAAGTAGGTTTAATTATTGGTAAAGGGGGTGAGACAATCAAACAGTTGCAG GAGAGATCTGGAACGAGGATGGTTGTAGTACAGGATGGCccacaacaagaaaacgaaaagcCCCTTCGCATCTATGGTGACCCTCAGAAAGTTGAGCATGCAAAACAACTTGTGTACGACCTCATCGCCGAAAAGGAGATGGAAGTTTCC GCCTTCAGTCGAGGACAGAGGTTTGGTAGTTATGGAGGAGGTGGGCCGCAGCAAACTATCGAG GTGGCAGTGCCGCGATCGGCTGTCGGTGTTGTAATTGGCAAGAACGGCGAGATGATCAAGAAGATCCAGAACGAAACGGGAGCCCGGGTTCAGTTCCAGCAGGGACGAGACGACAATCCCGAGGAACGGATGTGCGCGCTGACAGGCACCATGAACCAGATCGAGGACGCCAGACAACGCATCGAAGAACTCATTGAATCT GCGCGTGATAGCCAGATGGGGCGGGGCCGGGGTCGGACAGGAGGAAGTACAGGCGGCAGCAGTATGAATGGAGCTCCTTATGGACGAAGCCCTGGAGGTGGAAGTTCAACAGGAGGTGGATGGGGAGAGTATGGACCTGGAGTCGGCCGGAGCGGAGGACCAAGCATGGGAATGGCCCGTAATGGACAAGACAAAGTCGAATACCAATTCCTGGTTCCTTCCACCAAAACCGGAATTATTATAGGCAAAG GAGGCGAAACGATCAAGCAAATCAATCAACAGTCTGGAGCGTTTTGTGAGCTTGATAGGAGGCCCCCTCCAAATCCAAATGAAAAGATCTTCATCATCCGTGGATCACACGAACAAGTTGAATTGGCTAAACGAATGATCAGCGAAAAACTAGGATTG GGACCAATGGGTGCGCCACCGACACAAGGATATCCAATGGGACAGAACCAGAATGCAGGAGCATATGCAGCTCAAGGATGGGGAGCAGCCGCCTATCAACAGTGGCCTGGACAACCCAACGACCCCT CTAAAGCGGATCCCAATGCCGCAAACGCAGCCGCATGGGCTGCCTATTACCAACAGCAACAGTTCTATCAACAACCCGGAAGTGGAGCTCCTTCGGCCCAGAGTGGCAATCCTGGACAGCCCGAGAGCAATAGCG GGAGTGTCCCTGTCAATCCCCAAACCGGACAACCAGATTACACAGCACAGTGGATACAATATTACAGAAGTATTGGAGCCATGAAAGATGCGGAAGCTCTTGAACAACAGCTCAAGGCCAGCAAG GGTATGGGGAATACGGCAGTGTCAGCGGCTCCTGCAGCCGCTCCAGCGGCGGCGCCTACTCAAGACTACAGCGCACAGTGGGCTGCATATTATCGCTCAATTGGCAAGATTGGAGAAGCTGAAGCCATCGAAGCCCAAGCCAGGTTGAAGCAG AGTGCACAGGGTGGTCAAGGTCCAGGTCAAGCAGGATCAGCTGCTCAGTACGGTGCCTACCCTGGTGCTGGATCTGGTGGTAGCGCTGCAGCCACGGCTGGATACTATGGTGGACAGCCCGGCGGTGGCCAACCTCAAGGCGGAGCAGCAGCCTACGGCTACCAGGGATACGGAGGCTATGGACAAGCCCCATCTGATGGACAATAG
- the LOC116917497 gene encoding far upstream element-binding protein 1 isoform X9: MGDSVVVTTAQNNSPNSAFADAVQRAREVASKIQPDSGSLSDFDFERNGSSSTVKRPFSSVSPSMENEPDAKRMAAAVAAAAAAAAANAADPFGALRSPGMQGRGPMMNMPAASMMNLGPISTEEVAVPDKMVGLIIGRGGEQISRLQAESGAKIQMAPDSAGLPDRTCTITGSREAIGRARELINNIVQTRGGPRDAGPPSVESMGGQHNVGIDLTLAPNVEVMIPGPKVGLIIGKGGETIKQLQERSGTRMVVVQDGPQQENEKPLRIYGDPQKVEHAKQLVYDLIAEKEMEVSAFSRGQRFGSYGGGGPQQTIEARDSQMGRGRGRTGGSTGGSSMNGAPYGRSPGGGSSTGGGWGEYGPGVGRSGGPSMGMARNGQDKVEYQFLVPSTKTGIIIGKGGETIKQINQQSGAFCELDRRPPPNPNEKIFIIRGSHEQVELAKRMISEKLGLGPMGAPPTQGYPMGQNQNAGAYAAQGWGAAAYQQWPGQPNDPSKADPNAANAAAWAAYYQQQQFYQQPGSGAPSAQSGNPGQPESNSGSVPVNPQTGQPDYTAQWIQYYRSIGAMKDAEALEQQLKASKGMGNTAVSAAPAAAPAAAPTQDYSAQWAAYYRSIGKIGEAEAIEAQARLKQSAQGGQGPGQAGSAAQYGAYPGAGSGGSAAATAGYYGGQPGGGQPQGGAAAYGYQGYGGYGQAPSDGQ; the protein is encoded by the exons ATGGGTGATTCGGTTGTAGTGACTACGGCCCAAAACAACAGCCCGAATTCTGCATTTGCGGATGCCGTTCAACGAGCAAGAGAg GTTGCATCAAAAATTCAGCCAGATTCAGGAAGCCTGTCAGACTTTGACTTTGAAAGAAACGGTTCAAGCTCCACTGTCAAGAGGCCTTTCAGCAGTGTAAGCCCATCAATGGAGAATGAACCTGATGCCAAGAGAATGGCAGCAGCCGTGGCTGCTGCTGCAGCAGCAGCTGCAGCAAATGCAGCGGATCCATTTGGAGCTTTGAGATCACCTGGAATGCAGGGAAGAGGACCGATGATGAATATGCCTGCTGCCTCCATGATGAACCTCGGTCCTATAAGCACTGAAGAAGTTGCTGTTCCAGACAAAATGGTTGGACTAA TTATCGGACGAGGTGGTGAGCAGATTTCAAGACTGCAGGCTGAATCTGGAGCTAAAATTCAAATGGCACCTGACAGTGCAGGCCTACCTGATCGAACTTGCACAATCACTGGCTCAAGAGAAGCGATAGG GAGGGCTCGTGAATTGATCAATAATATTGTTCAGACTCGTGGTGGACCCAGAGATGCTGGACCTCCATCGGTTGAATCTATGGGTGGGCAACACAATGTGGGTATTGACCTCACTTTAGCTCCCAAT GTTGAAGTTATGATCCCAGGCCCTAAAGTAGGTTTAATTATTGGTAAAGGGGGTGAGACAATCAAACAGTTGCAG GAGAGATCTGGAACGAGGATGGTTGTAGTACAGGATGGCccacaacaagaaaacgaaaagcCCCTTCGCATCTATGGTGACCCTCAGAAAGTTGAGCATGCAAAACAACTTGTGTACGACCTCATCGCCGAAAAGGAGATGGAAGTTTCC GCCTTCAGTCGAGGACAGAGGTTTGGTAGTTATGGAGGAGGTGGGCCGCAGCAAACTATCGAG GCGCGTGATAGCCAGATGGGGCGGGGCCGGGGTCGGACAGGAGGAAGTACAGGCGGCAGCAGTATGAATGGAGCTCCTTATGGACGAAGCCCTGGAGGTGGAAGTTCAACAGGAGGTGGATGGGGAGAGTATGGACCTGGAGTCGGCCGGAGCGGAGGACCAAGCATGGGAATGGCCCGTAATGGACAAGACAAAGTCGAATACCAATTCCTGGTTCCTTCCACCAAAACCGGAATTATTATAGGCAAAG GAGGCGAAACGATCAAGCAAATCAATCAACAGTCTGGAGCGTTTTGTGAGCTTGATAGGAGGCCCCCTCCAAATCCAAATGAAAAGATCTTCATCATCCGTGGATCACACGAACAAGTTGAATTGGCTAAACGAATGATCAGCGAAAAACTAGGATTG GGACCAATGGGTGCGCCACCGACACAAGGATATCCAATGGGACAGAACCAGAATGCAGGAGCATATGCAGCTCAAGGATGGGGAGCAGCCGCCTATCAACAGTGGCCTGGACAACCCAACGACCCCT CTAAAGCGGATCCCAATGCCGCAAACGCAGCCGCATGGGCTGCCTATTACCAACAGCAACAGTTCTATCAACAACCCGGAAGTGGAGCTCCTTCGGCCCAGAGTGGCAATCCTGGACAGCCCGAGAGCAATAGCG GGAGTGTCCCTGTCAATCCCCAAACCGGACAACCAGATTACACAGCACAGTGGATACAATATTACAGAAGTATTGGAGCCATGAAAGATGCGGAAGCTCTTGAACAACAGCTCAAGGCCAGCAAG GGTATGGGGAATACGGCAGTGTCAGCGGCTCCTGCAGCCGCTCCAGCGGCGGCGCCTACTCAAGACTACAGCGCACAGTGGGCTGCATATTATCGCTCAATTGGCAAGATTGGAGAAGCTGAAGCCATCGAAGCCCAAGCCAGGTTGAAGCAG AGTGCACAGGGTGGTCAAGGTCCAGGTCAAGCAGGATCAGCTGCTCAGTACGGTGCCTACCCTGGTGCTGGATCTGGTGGTAGCGCTGCAGCCACGGCTGGATACTATGGTGGACAGCCCGGCGGTGGCCAACCTCAAGGCGGAGCAGCAGCCTACGGCTACCAGGGATACGGAGGCTATGGACAAGCCCCATCTGATGGACAATAG
- the LOC116917497 gene encoding far upstream element-binding protein 1 isoform X7 — protein MGDSVVVTTAQNNSPNSAFADAVQRAREVASKIQPDSGSLSDFDFERNGSSSTVKRPFSSVSPSMENEPDAKRMAAAVAAAAAAAAANAADPFGALRSPGMQGRGPMMNMPAASMMNLGPISTEEVAVPDKMVGLIIGRGGEQISRLQAESGAKIQMAPDSAGLPDRTCTITGSREAIGRARELINNIVQTRGGPRDAGPPSVESMGGQHNVGIDLTLAPNVEVMIPGPKVGLIIGKGGETIKQLQERSGTRMVVVQDGPQQENEKPLRIYGDPQKVEHAKQLVYDLIAEKEMEVSVAVPRSAVGVVIGKNGEMIKKIQNETGARVQFQQGRDDNPEERMCALTGTMNQIEDARQRIEELIESVLVLGESQARDSQMGRGRGRTGGSTGGSSMNGAPYGRSPGGGSSTGGGWGEYGPGVGRSGGPSMGMARNGQDKVEYQFLVPSTKTGIIIGKGGETIKQINQQSGAFCELDRRPPPNPNEKIFIIRGSHEQVELAKRMISEKLGLGPMGAPPTQGYPMGQNQNAGAYAAQGWGAAAYQQWPGQPNDPSKADPNAANAAAWAAYYQQQQFYQQPGSGAPSAQSGNPGQPESNSGSVPVNPQTGQPDYTAQWIQYYRSIGAMKDAEALEQQLKASKGMGNTAVSAAPAAAPAAAPTQDYSAQWAAYYRSIGKIGEAEAIEAQARLKQSAQGGQGPGQAGSAAQYGAYPGAGSGGSAAATAGYYGGQPGGGQPQGGAAAYGYQGYGGYGQAPSDGQ, from the exons ATGGGTGATTCGGTTGTAGTGACTACGGCCCAAAACAACAGCCCGAATTCTGCATTTGCGGATGCCGTTCAACGAGCAAGAGAg GTTGCATCAAAAATTCAGCCAGATTCAGGAAGCCTGTCAGACTTTGACTTTGAAAGAAACGGTTCAAGCTCCACTGTCAAGAGGCCTTTCAGCAGTGTAAGCCCATCAATGGAGAATGAACCTGATGCCAAGAGAATGGCAGCAGCCGTGGCTGCTGCTGCAGCAGCAGCTGCAGCAAATGCAGCGGATCCATTTGGAGCTTTGAGATCACCTGGAATGCAGGGAAGAGGACCGATGATGAATATGCCTGCTGCCTCCATGATGAACCTCGGTCCTATAAGCACTGAAGAAGTTGCTGTTCCAGACAAAATGGTTGGACTAA TTATCGGACGAGGTGGTGAGCAGATTTCAAGACTGCAGGCTGAATCTGGAGCTAAAATTCAAATGGCACCTGACAGTGCAGGCCTACCTGATCGAACTTGCACAATCACTGGCTCAAGAGAAGCGATAGG GAGGGCTCGTGAATTGATCAATAATATTGTTCAGACTCGTGGTGGACCCAGAGATGCTGGACCTCCATCGGTTGAATCTATGGGTGGGCAACACAATGTGGGTATTGACCTCACTTTAGCTCCCAAT GTTGAAGTTATGATCCCAGGCCCTAAAGTAGGTTTAATTATTGGTAAAGGGGGTGAGACAATCAAACAGTTGCAG GAGAGATCTGGAACGAGGATGGTTGTAGTACAGGATGGCccacaacaagaaaacgaaaagcCCCTTCGCATCTATGGTGACCCTCAGAAAGTTGAGCATGCAAAACAACTTGTGTACGACCTCATCGCCGAAAAGGAGATGGAAGTTTCC GTGGCAGTGCCGCGATCGGCTGTCGGTGTTGTAATTGGCAAGAACGGCGAGATGATCAAGAAGATCCAGAACGAAACGGGAGCCCGGGTTCAGTTCCAGCAGGGACGAGACGACAATCCCGAGGAACGGATGTGCGCGCTGACAGGCACCATGAACCAGATCGAGGACGCCAGACAACGCATCGAAGAACTCATTGAATCTGTATTG GTGTTGGGGGAGTCGCAGGCGCGTGATAGCCAGATGGGGCGGGGCCGGGGTCGGACAGGAGGAAGTACAGGCGGCAGCAGTATGAATGGAGCTCCTTATGGACGAAGCCCTGGAGGTGGAAGTTCAACAGGAGGTGGATGGGGAGAGTATGGACCTGGAGTCGGCCGGAGCGGAGGACCAAGCATGGGAATGGCCCGTAATGGACAAGACAAAGTCGAATACCAATTCCTGGTTCCTTCCACCAAAACCGGAATTATTATAGGCAAAG GAGGCGAAACGATCAAGCAAATCAATCAACAGTCTGGAGCGTTTTGTGAGCTTGATAGGAGGCCCCCTCCAAATCCAAATGAAAAGATCTTCATCATCCGTGGATCACACGAACAAGTTGAATTGGCTAAACGAATGATCAGCGAAAAACTAGGATTG GGACCAATGGGTGCGCCACCGACACAAGGATATCCAATGGGACAGAACCAGAATGCAGGAGCATATGCAGCTCAAGGATGGGGAGCAGCCGCCTATCAACAGTGGCCTGGACAACCCAACGACCCCT CTAAAGCGGATCCCAATGCCGCAAACGCAGCCGCATGGGCTGCCTATTACCAACAGCAACAGTTCTATCAACAACCCGGAAGTGGAGCTCCTTCGGCCCAGAGTGGCAATCCTGGACAGCCCGAGAGCAATAGCG GGAGTGTCCCTGTCAATCCCCAAACCGGACAACCAGATTACACAGCACAGTGGATACAATATTACAGAAGTATTGGAGCCATGAAAGATGCGGAAGCTCTTGAACAACAGCTCAAGGCCAGCAAG GGTATGGGGAATACGGCAGTGTCAGCGGCTCCTGCAGCCGCTCCAGCGGCGGCGCCTACTCAAGACTACAGCGCACAGTGGGCTGCATATTATCGCTCAATTGGCAAGATTGGAGAAGCTGAAGCCATCGAAGCCCAAGCCAGGTTGAAGCAG AGTGCACAGGGTGGTCAAGGTCCAGGTCAAGCAGGATCAGCTGCTCAGTACGGTGCCTACCCTGGTGCTGGATCTGGTGGTAGCGCTGCAGCCACGGCTGGATACTATGGTGGACAGCCCGGCGGTGGCCAACCTCAAGGCGGAGCAGCAGCCTACGGCTACCAGGGATACGGAGGCTATGGACAAGCCCCATCTGATGGACAATAG
- the LOC116917497 gene encoding far upstream element-binding protein 1 isoform X10 produces the protein MGDSVVVTTAQNNSPNSAFADAVQRAREVASKIQPDSGSLSDFDFERNGSSSTVKRPFSSVSPSMENEPDAKRMAAAVAAAAAAAAANAADPFGALRSPGMQGRGPMMNMPAASMMNLGPISTEEVAVPDKMVGLIIGRGGEQISRLQAESGAKIQMAPDSAGLPDRTCTITGSREAIGRARELINNIVQTRGGPRDAGPPSVESMGGQHNVGIDLTLAPNVEVMIPGPKVGLIIGKGGETIKQLQERSGTRMVVVQDGPQQENEKPLRIYGDPQKVEHAKQLVYDLIAEKEMEVSGESQARDSQMGRGRGRTGGSTGGSSMNGAPYGRSPGGGSSTGGGWGEYGPGVGRSGGPSMGMARNGQDKVEYQFLVPSTKTGIIIGKGGETIKQINQQSGAFCELDRRPPPNPNEKIFIIRGSHEQVELAKRMISEKLGLGPMGAPPTQGYPMGQNQNAGAYAAQGWGAAAYQQWPGQPNDPSKADPNAANAAAWAAYYQQQQFYQQPGSGAPSAQSGNPGQPESNSGSVPVNPQTGQPDYTAQWIQYYRSIGAMKDAEALEQQLKASKGMGNTAVSAAPAAAPAAAPTQDYSAQWAAYYRSIGKIGEAEAIEAQARLKQSAQGGQGPGQAGSAAQYGAYPGAGSGGSAAATAGYYGGQPGGGQPQGGAAAYGYQGYGGYGQAPSDGQ, from the exons ATGGGTGATTCGGTTGTAGTGACTACGGCCCAAAACAACAGCCCGAATTCTGCATTTGCGGATGCCGTTCAACGAGCAAGAGAg GTTGCATCAAAAATTCAGCCAGATTCAGGAAGCCTGTCAGACTTTGACTTTGAAAGAAACGGTTCAAGCTCCACTGTCAAGAGGCCTTTCAGCAGTGTAAGCCCATCAATGGAGAATGAACCTGATGCCAAGAGAATGGCAGCAGCCGTGGCTGCTGCTGCAGCAGCAGCTGCAGCAAATGCAGCGGATCCATTTGGAGCTTTGAGATCACCTGGAATGCAGGGAAGAGGACCGATGATGAATATGCCTGCTGCCTCCATGATGAACCTCGGTCCTATAAGCACTGAAGAAGTTGCTGTTCCAGACAAAATGGTTGGACTAA TTATCGGACGAGGTGGTGAGCAGATTTCAAGACTGCAGGCTGAATCTGGAGCTAAAATTCAAATGGCACCTGACAGTGCAGGCCTACCTGATCGAACTTGCACAATCACTGGCTCAAGAGAAGCGATAGG GAGGGCTCGTGAATTGATCAATAATATTGTTCAGACTCGTGGTGGACCCAGAGATGCTGGACCTCCATCGGTTGAATCTATGGGTGGGCAACACAATGTGGGTATTGACCTCACTTTAGCTCCCAAT GTTGAAGTTATGATCCCAGGCCCTAAAGTAGGTTTAATTATTGGTAAAGGGGGTGAGACAATCAAACAGTTGCAG GAGAGATCTGGAACGAGGATGGTTGTAGTACAGGATGGCccacaacaagaaaacgaaaagcCCCTTCGCATCTATGGTGACCCTCAGAAAGTTGAGCATGCAAAACAACTTGTGTACGACCTCATCGCCGAAAAGGAGATGGAAGTTTCC GGGGAGTCGCAGGCGCGTGATAGCCAGATGGGGCGGGGCCGGGGTCGGACAGGAGGAAGTACAGGCGGCAGCAGTATGAATGGAGCTCCTTATGGACGAAGCCCTGGAGGTGGAAGTTCAACAGGAGGTGGATGGGGAGAGTATGGACCTGGAGTCGGCCGGAGCGGAGGACCAAGCATGGGAATGGCCCGTAATGGACAAGACAAAGTCGAATACCAATTCCTGGTTCCTTCCACCAAAACCGGAATTATTATAGGCAAAG GAGGCGAAACGATCAAGCAAATCAATCAACAGTCTGGAGCGTTTTGTGAGCTTGATAGGAGGCCCCCTCCAAATCCAAATGAAAAGATCTTCATCATCCGTGGATCACACGAACAAGTTGAATTGGCTAAACGAATGATCAGCGAAAAACTAGGATTG GGACCAATGGGTGCGCCACCGACACAAGGATATCCAATGGGACAGAACCAGAATGCAGGAGCATATGCAGCTCAAGGATGGGGAGCAGCCGCCTATCAACAGTGGCCTGGACAACCCAACGACCCCT CTAAAGCGGATCCCAATGCCGCAAACGCAGCCGCATGGGCTGCCTATTACCAACAGCAACAGTTCTATCAACAACCCGGAAGTGGAGCTCCTTCGGCCCAGAGTGGCAATCCTGGACAGCCCGAGAGCAATAGCG GGAGTGTCCCTGTCAATCCCCAAACCGGACAACCAGATTACACAGCACAGTGGATACAATATTACAGAAGTATTGGAGCCATGAAAGATGCGGAAGCTCTTGAACAACAGCTCAAGGCCAGCAAG GGTATGGGGAATACGGCAGTGTCAGCGGCTCCTGCAGCCGCTCCAGCGGCGGCGCCTACTCAAGACTACAGCGCACAGTGGGCTGCATATTATCGCTCAATTGGCAAGATTGGAGAAGCTGAAGCCATCGAAGCCCAAGCCAGGTTGAAGCAG AGTGCACAGGGTGGTCAAGGTCCAGGTCAAGCAGGATCAGCTGCTCAGTACGGTGCCTACCCTGGTGCTGGATCTGGTGGTAGCGCTGCAGCCACGGCTGGATACTATGGTGGACAGCCCGGCGGTGGCCAACCTCAAGGCGGAGCAGCAGCCTACGGCTACCAGGGATACGGAGGCTATGGACAAGCCCCATCTGATGGACAATAG